The following proteins are encoded in a genomic region of Thermococcus henrietii:
- a CDS encoding type II toxin-antitoxin system VapC family toxin, whose product MRVVVDTSVVFHLFSSFYPERAEVAERIIEHAQLGSLELYAPRLGEVEFVAVLSRYFEREQVEKALRYYSEIVAWVPKELLIEELREVAFQTHHKASDIYFIATARYLDAVLVTNDRKMAGLAKSLGLRAFYLVEESDAFFKLLEVGS is encoded by the coding sequence ATGAGGGTCGTGGTTGACACCTCCGTTGTTTTCCATCTGTTTTCCAGCTTCTACCCTGAGAGGGCAGAAGTCGCCGAAAGAATCATAGAGCATGCACAGTTGGGCTCGCTCGAGCTTTACGCTCCCCGCTTGGGGGAAGTTGAGTTCGTTGCTGTTCTCTCAAGGTATTTTGAGCGGGAGCAGGTTGAGAAGGCGCTAAGGTATTACAGCGAAATAGTTGCGTGGGTTCCTAAGGAACTGCTCATCGAGGAGCTTCGAGAAGTGGCTTTTCAGACGCATCACAAGGCTTCTGATATCTATTTCATCGCGACCGCCCGTTACCTTGACGCGGTTCTTGTTACTAACGACAGGAAGATGGCCGGGCTGGCCAAGTCCCTCGGTTTGAGGGCGTTTTATCTCGTTGAGGAATCAGATGCATTCTTCAAACTCCTGGAGGTGGGCTCATGA
- the purS gene encoding phosphoribosylformylglycinamidine synthase subunit PurS yields MKWRVTVTVRLKEGLNDPEGRVIGKALRNLGYAVEGLRVPKCFEFELESERPEEEVEEMCRKLLANPLIHSWEYRIEPVS; encoded by the coding sequence ATGAAGTGGAGGGTTACCGTTACCGTTCGCCTCAAGGAGGGACTCAACGACCCTGAGGGGAGGGTCATAGGGAAGGCCCTCAGAAACCTCGGTTACGCCGTTGAAGGCCTGCGCGTTCCGAAGTGCTTCGAGTTTGAGCTTGAAAGTGAGAGACCGGAGGAAGAGGTGGAGGAGATGTGCCGGAAGCTCCTCGCCAACCCGCTCATCCACAGCTGGGAGTACAGGATAGAGCCGGTGAGCTGA
- a CDS encoding SPL family radical SAM protein — MYIRPFDPWKAKLCTCPFKYTLNVYTGCNHACVYCYITSYIPNAFRVRTKENLLPKLEKELRKFDRRYIIALSYSSDPYPTVERELGITRKVLELFKRYDVRCLLLTKSDIFERDIEVLSELRCAVGVTVTTVDERKARLLEPNAPSPKARIRALKKANKAGIPVYARIDPIIPFYTWEDFDETLDALSFVSHITVSTLKLRPDSKKRMFAKFPELMEKLWPLYERGERIGGYYYLPRELRFQILREAEKKITERGITFGSCRESYHSFPSCDGSHLVP, encoded by the coding sequence ATGTACATTCGACCCTTCGACCCCTGGAAGGCGAAGCTCTGCACGTGCCCTTTCAAGTACACGCTGAACGTTTACACCGGTTGCAATCATGCATGCGTTTACTGCTACATAACGAGCTATATTCCCAACGCCTTCCGCGTGAGAACGAAGGAGAACCTCTTACCAAAGCTGGAGAAGGAACTCAGGAAGTTCGACCGGCGCTACATCATAGCCCTCTCCTACTCCTCCGACCCCTATCCGACGGTGGAACGCGAGCTCGGGATAACGCGGAAGGTCCTTGAGCTATTCAAACGCTACGACGTCCGCTGTCTGCTCCTCACCAAGTCAGACATCTTCGAGCGCGACATAGAGGTTCTGAGCGAGCTCCGCTGTGCCGTCGGAGTCACCGTGACTACGGTTGACGAGAGGAAGGCGAGGCTCCTTGAGCCCAACGCCCCATCGCCGAAGGCGCGGATAAGGGCTCTTAAGAAGGCTAATAAAGCGGGGATTCCTGTTTACGCGAGGATAGACCCGATAATTCCGTTCTACACCTGGGAGGATTTTGACGAGACTCTCGACGCTCTAAGCTTTGTGAGCCATATCACAGTTTCAACCCTCAAGCTGAGGCCAGACTCCAAGAAGAGAATGTTTGCGAAGTTTCCGGAGCTTATGGAAAAGCTGTGGCCACTCTACGAGAGGGGCGAGAGGATTGGTGGTTACTATTACCTTCCGAGGGAGCTACGCTTCCAGATTTTACGCGAGGCTGAGAAAAAGATAACCGAGAGGGGCATCACGTTTGGTTCGTGTCGGGAGAGTTATCACTCGTTTCCGAGCTGTGACGGCTCTCATCTTGTTCCTTAG
- a CDS encoding gamma-glutamyl-gamma-aminobutyrate hydrolase family protein, translated as MKPLIAIIGSPWSESLSAGRAHIKRVIEAGGLPAVFSPEIEPEDIIEVADGILLIEGPDVHPRFYGEDPSPSLREVDVLRDEFEIGLVKLAVEAGIPILGVGRGMHVINVALGGTLYQDIYDIPKAIKHDWSFGSTRPEQRLHTIRIKADSRLYSILRESLNIEGTNEGWAWVNSFHHQAVKRVGEGLRQVAFAVDGLIEAIEGKEGFVLGVQWQPEHLPEMLSLYRALVGASLKRHKENDEMRRRAIEAEIREELAKEQDESRHSSETSDNSPDTNQT; from the coding sequence ATGAAACCCCTGATAGCAATCATAGGTTCTCCCTGGAGCGAGTCCCTTTCAGCCGGCAGGGCGCACATAAAGCGTGTTATAGAGGCCGGCGGACTTCCAGCAGTGTTCAGCCCCGAAATCGAGCCCGAGGACATCATAGAAGTCGCCGACGGGATACTGCTCATTGAAGGACCCGACGTCCATCCGCGTTTCTACGGGGAGGACCCCTCGCCGAGCCTCAGGGAAGTCGACGTTCTTCGAGACGAGTTCGAGATTGGGCTGGTAAAGCTTGCCGTCGAGGCTGGAATTCCAATCCTCGGGGTAGGAAGGGGAATGCACGTAATCAACGTCGCCCTCGGCGGAACGCTCTATCAGGACATCTACGACATCCCCAAGGCGATAAAACACGACTGGAGCTTTGGAAGCACAAGACCGGAGCAGAGGCTTCATACCATTAGAATAAAGGCGGACTCAAGGCTATACTCCATCCTGCGCGAGAGCCTGAACATCGAGGGAACCAACGAGGGATGGGCGTGGGTAAACAGCTTCCACCACCAGGCCGTGAAGAGGGTTGGAGAAGGACTCAGACAGGTTGCCTTTGCCGTTGATGGCCTGATAGAAGCCATAGAGGGCAAAGAGGGCTTCGTTCTCGGCGTCCAGTGGCAGCCGGAGCACCTGCCCGAGATGCTTTCCCTGTACAGGGCCCTGGTTGGGGCCTCATTGAAGAGGCACAAGGAAAACGATGAGATGAGGAGAAGGGCCATTGAAGCCGAAATCCGCGAGGAGCTCGCTAAGGAACAAGATGAGAGCCGTCACAGCTCGGAAACGAGTGATAACTCTCCCGACACGAACCAAACGTGA
- a CDS encoding formate--phosphoribosylaminoimidazolecarboxamide ligase family protein, producing MISRDEILGILERYDPEKITVGVLGSHSALDIADGAKEEGLPVLVVAQRGRHRTYAEYFRLRKTKDGLTKGFIDEVIVLEKFAQIIDVQDELIRRNVIFVPNRSFVVYTGIGRVENEFRVPLFGSRNLLRSEERSEEKSYYWLLEKAGLPYPEPVEPEEIDEVGLVIVKLPHAKKRLERGFFTAASYKEFREKAEKLIKLGVITEEDLAKARIERYIIGPVFNFDFFYSPIDGEIELLGIDWRFETSLDGHVRLPASQQLTLPEWQFEPEYTVTGHASSTLRESLLEKVFDMAEKYVKATQEYYKPGIIGPFTLQTAVDKDLNFYIYDVAPRTGGGTNIHMAMGHPYGNALWRKPMSTGRRIALEIKRAIELDELEKVVT from the coding sequence ATGATAAGCCGCGATGAAATTTTGGGAATACTCGAGAGGTACGACCCCGAGAAGATAACAGTCGGCGTCCTTGGAAGCCATTCAGCTCTTGACATAGCCGATGGGGCTAAGGAGGAAGGTTTGCCCGTCCTCGTCGTCGCCCAGAGAGGCAGGCACAGGACTTACGCCGAGTACTTCAGGCTGAGGAAGACGAAGGACGGCCTGACCAAGGGCTTCATCGATGAAGTCATCGTTCTTGAAAAGTTTGCCCAGATAATAGACGTTCAAGACGAGCTCATTAGGAGAAACGTTATCTTCGTCCCCAACCGCTCCTTCGTGGTTTACACCGGCATAGGCAGGGTGGAGAACGAGTTCAGGGTTCCGCTCTTCGGGAGCAGGAACCTGCTCAGAAGCGAGGAGAGGAGCGAGGAGAAGAGCTACTACTGGTTGCTTGAGAAGGCTGGACTCCCCTACCCCGAGCCGGTTGAGCCGGAGGAGATTGACGAGGTCGGCCTCGTCATAGTCAAGCTTCCGCACGCCAAGAAGAGGCTTGAGCGCGGATTCTTCACGGCGGCATCATATAAAGAGTTCCGCGAGAAGGCTGAGAAGCTCATTAAACTCGGCGTAATCACGGAGGAGGACCTCGCTAAAGCCAGAATCGAGCGCTACATCATCGGGCCTGTGTTCAACTTCGACTTCTTCTACTCGCCTATTGACGGGGAGATTGAGCTCCTGGGAATAGACTGGCGCTTCGAAACGAGCTTGGACGGCCACGTAAGGCTTCCCGCTTCCCAGCAGTTGACCCTTCCCGAGTGGCAGTTCGAGCCGGAATACACCGTAACGGGCCACGCTTCATCGACCCTCCGCGAGTCGCTTTTGGAGAAGGTCTTCGACATGGCCGAGAAGTACGTTAAGGCGACGCAGGAATACTACAAGCCGGGAATAATCGGGCCGTTCACGCTCCAGACGGCGGTTGACAAAGACCTGAACTTCTACATCTACGACGTCGCCCCGAGAACCGGCGGTGGAACTAACATCCACATGGCGATGGGACACCCCTACGGCAACGCCCTCTGGAGGAAGCCCATGAGCACCGGACGGAGGATTGCCTTGGAGATAAAGCGCGCTATCGAGCTCGACGAGCTTGAGAAGGTGGTAACCTGA
- a CDS encoding antitoxin family protein translates to MGEIIEVIYENGVLKPLRPLKLKEGQRLRVRIYHEDFLELAREMRKQVTPEKFREDPTDYLLRLREEET, encoded by the coding sequence ATGGGCGAGATTATCGAGGTGATTTACGAGAACGGCGTGCTGAAGCCCCTCAGGCCCCTCAAGCTGAAGGAGGGGCAGAGGCTCAGGGTGAGGATTTACCACGAGGACTTCCTTGAGCTGGCGAGGGAGATGAGGAAGCAGGTAACGCCCGAAAAGTTCAGGGAAGACCCGACGGACTATCTCCTTCGCTTAAGGGAGGAGGAAACATGA
- the purL gene encoding phosphoribosylformylglycinamidine synthase subunit PurL yields the protein MFPHEEKLIRERLKREPNELEWAMLEVMWSEHASYKSSRPWLKLLPTENEHVILGPGEDAGIVRFDDKMWIVVGIESHNHPSAVEPYGGSATGVGGIVRDILCMGARPIALLDPIRFGPLEKERNRYLFEGVVKGIADYGNRIGVPTVGGETEFDESLDNYTLVNVACVGIMRPEYLIHSYVTEPGLKLILVGNRTGRDGIHGVTFASEELGEKTEEDRSAVQIPDPFTEKLLIEATLEAVYTGKVKALKDLGGGGLACASSEMAGKKGFGAVIYADRVPLREPGMSPTEVMISESQERMLFAVRPEDIEEIGRIFEEYELEWTVVGETIEKPCFVVYWRGEKVADLPIELLTDVPTIEWELKPYSAERPVETPDVSFGEAFDLVWGSPNILSKRWVWEQYDHEVQGRTVLKPGRDAAVLKINDEYGLAFVADGNPNHSYLNPYHGAMGAVAEVVRNLVSVGAEPLALVDNLNFASPERPEVYWSFAETVKGLADAARAFGLAYVSGNVSFYNEVVDRPIKPTPVVAGLGKVKLEGIPHGAFEEGLFIGVVGLTKPELGGSELFARLGVEGGLAPRVDLEEEKANANGILEAIRGGLVRAVHDVSRGGLAVALTEMAVAGNAGFTADLSKVPSETSSPIEVAFSESHSRYIVTFPEENLEELKGLFKHFTIIGRTGGSDAVFLWNGRELLRKPISELRAVHESLPRLLGEEE from the coding sequence ATGTTCCCGCACGAGGAGAAGCTCATCCGTGAGCGCCTGAAGAGGGAGCCGAACGAGCTCGAGTGGGCGATGCTCGAAGTTATGTGGAGCGAGCATGCATCGTACAAATCAAGCAGGCCTTGGCTCAAGCTCCTCCCGACGGAGAACGAGCACGTGATTTTAGGCCCCGGCGAAGACGCAGGAATAGTGAGGTTCGACGACAAGATGTGGATAGTCGTTGGAATCGAGAGCCACAACCACCCGAGCGCGGTCGAGCCCTATGGCGGTTCTGCAACCGGAGTCGGCGGGATAGTGAGGGACATACTCTGCATGGGCGCGAGGCCAATAGCGCTTCTCGACCCCATACGCTTCGGCCCGCTGGAGAAGGAGAGAAACCGTTACCTCTTCGAGGGGGTTGTTAAGGGAATAGCCGATTACGGCAACAGGATAGGCGTTCCGACCGTTGGAGGCGAGACCGAGTTCGACGAAAGCCTCGATAACTACACGCTCGTCAACGTCGCCTGCGTTGGCATCATGAGGCCGGAGTACCTCATCCACAGCTACGTGACCGAACCTGGCCTCAAGCTAATCCTCGTCGGCAACAGGACCGGCAGGGACGGGATTCACGGCGTAACCTTCGCGAGCGAGGAGCTGGGCGAGAAGACCGAAGAAGACCGCTCGGCCGTTCAGATTCCAGACCCCTTCACCGAGAAGCTCCTCATCGAGGCCACCCTCGAGGCCGTTTACACCGGCAAAGTTAAGGCGCTCAAGGATTTGGGAGGCGGGGGACTGGCCTGCGCCTCCTCTGAAATGGCGGGCAAGAAGGGCTTTGGTGCAGTAATATACGCGGACAGGGTCCCTCTCCGCGAGCCGGGAATGAGTCCGACCGAGGTTATGATTTCAGAGAGCCAGGAGAGGATGCTCTTCGCGGTTAGGCCAGAGGACATCGAGGAAATAGGCAGAATTTTCGAGGAGTACGAGCTCGAGTGGACCGTCGTCGGCGAGACGATTGAGAAGCCATGCTTCGTCGTCTACTGGAGGGGCGAGAAAGTTGCGGATTTGCCGATAGAGCTCTTAACTGACGTTCCTACGATAGAGTGGGAGCTGAAACCTTACAGCGCCGAGAGACCGGTCGAGACGCCGGACGTTTCTTTTGGAGAAGCCTTCGACCTCGTCTGGGGCAGTCCGAACATCTTGAGCAAACGCTGGGTCTGGGAGCAGTACGACCACGAGGTCCAGGGGAGAACCGTCCTTAAACCGGGCAGGGACGCGGCGGTTCTTAAGATAAACGACGAGTACGGTTTGGCTTTCGTCGCCGACGGGAATCCGAACCACAGCTACCTGAACCCCTACCACGGCGCGATGGGGGCCGTTGCAGAGGTGGTGAGGAACCTCGTCAGCGTTGGGGCCGAGCCTCTGGCCCTGGTTGACAACCTCAACTTCGCCTCGCCAGAGAGGCCCGAGGTCTACTGGAGCTTTGCCGAAACTGTTAAAGGCCTGGCGGACGCGGCGAGGGCCTTCGGCCTGGCGTACGTCAGCGGGAACGTGAGCTTCTACAACGAGGTCGTTGACAGGCCGATAAAGCCGACTCCCGTCGTTGCCGGCCTCGGGAAGGTGAAGCTTGAGGGTATTCCGCACGGGGCTTTCGAGGAGGGCCTCTTCATCGGGGTAGTCGGCCTCACGAAGCCCGAACTCGGCGGTTCCGAGCTCTTCGCGAGGCTCGGCGTTGAAGGTGGCCTCGCACCGCGCGTAGACCTTGAGGAGGAAAAAGCCAACGCGAATGGAATCCTTGAGGCGATAAGGGGGGGCCTCGTCAGGGCCGTCCACGACGTTAGTAGGGGTGGCCTGGCGGTCGCTTTGACGGAGATGGCCGTTGCCGGAAATGCAGGCTTCACGGCCGACCTCTCGAAGGTTCCCTCTGAAACCTCCAGCCCAATCGAAGTCGCCTTCAGCGAGAGCCACTCAAGATACATCGTGACGTTCCCAGAGGAAAACCTTGAGGAGCTCAAGGGTCTATTCAAGCACTTTACCATCATCGGAAGGACCGGCGGGAGCGATGCGGTCTTCCTCTGGAACGGGCGGGAACTCCTCAGAAAACCCATTTCGGAGCTCAGAGCCGTTCACGAGTCCCTACCAAGGCTTTTGGGTGAGGAGGAATGA
- the guaA gene encoding glutamine-hydrolyzing GMP synthase — protein sequence MWEDFIREKVEEIRKTVGDGKAIIALSGGVDSSTAAILAHKAIGDRLHAVFVNTGFMRKGEPEFVVKTFRDEFGLNLHYVDASERFFKALKGVTDPEEKRKIIGRVFIEVFEEVAKEINADFLIQGTIAPDWIESKGKIKSHHNVGGLPERLNLKLIEPLRDLYKDEVRELAKELGLPEKIYNRMPFPGPGLAVRVLGEVTPEKIAIVREANAIVEEEIEKAGLKPWQAFAVLLGVKTVGVQGDIRAYKETIAVRVVESLDGMTANAMNVPFDVLQRIAFRITSEIPEVGRVLYDITNKPPATIEFE from the coding sequence ATGTGGGAGGACTTCATCAGGGAGAAGGTTGAGGAGATTAGGAAGACCGTCGGCGACGGGAAGGCGATAATAGCGCTCAGCGGTGGCGTTGACAGCTCAACCGCCGCGATACTCGCGCACAAGGCTATAGGCGACAGGCTTCACGCCGTCTTTGTCAACACCGGCTTCATGAGGAAAGGCGAGCCCGAGTTCGTTGTCAAGACCTTCCGCGACGAGTTCGGGCTCAACCTGCACTACGTTGACGCGAGCGAGCGCTTTTTCAAGGCTTTGAAGGGCGTTACCGACCCCGAGGAGAAGAGGAAGATAATAGGCCGCGTTTTCATCGAGGTCTTTGAGGAGGTCGCGAAGGAAATCAACGCCGACTTCCTGATTCAGGGAACCATCGCCCCGGACTGGATTGAGAGCAAGGGGAAAATCAAGAGCCACCACAACGTTGGAGGCCTGCCGGAGAGGCTCAACCTCAAGCTCATAGAACCGCTCCGCGACCTCTACAAGGACGAGGTTCGGGAGCTGGCGAAGGAGCTCGGCCTTCCGGAGAAGATTTACAACAGAATGCCCTTCCCGGGACCGGGGCTGGCCGTTCGCGTCCTTGGGGAGGTCACGCCGGAGAAGATAGCGATAGTCAGAGAAGCCAACGCGATAGTCGAGGAGGAAATCGAGAAAGCCGGCTTAAAACCCTGGCAGGCCTTTGCCGTGCTTTTGGGCGTCAAGACAGTTGGCGTTCAGGGCGACATAAGGGCCTACAAGGAAACGATAGCGGTTAGGGTGGTTGAGAGCCTCGACGGAATGACCGCTAATGCCATGAACGTCCCCTTCGACGTCCTTCAGAGGATAGCATTCCGCATAACCAGCGAGATTCCCGAGGTCGGAAGGGTTCTCTACGACATCACCAACAAGCCTCCGGCAACGATTGAGTTCGAGTGA
- a CDS encoding GMP synthase subunit A: MIVIMDNGGQYVHRIWRTLRYLGVEAKIIPNTTPLEEIKAMEPKGIIFSGGPDINRTGNCEAILEHYDEFNVPILGICLGHQLIARHFGGKVGRGEKAEYSLVEIEIIEENDLFEGFPKRLKVWESHMDEVKELPPGFKLLARSETCPVEAMKHESLPIYGVQFHPEVAHTERGAEVYRNFARLCGEL, translated from the coding sequence ATGATAGTTATAATGGACAACGGAGGGCAGTACGTCCACAGGATTTGGAGAACGCTCCGCTATCTGGGTGTTGAGGCGAAGATAATCCCCAACACCACCCCGCTCGAGGAAATCAAGGCGATGGAGCCGAAAGGAATAATCTTCTCAGGTGGCCCCGACATAAACAGAACCGGCAACTGTGAGGCCATTCTGGAGCACTACGACGAGTTCAACGTCCCAATCCTCGGAATCTGCCTCGGCCACCAGCTCATAGCGAGGCACTTCGGCGGGAAGGTCGGCAGGGGCGAGAAGGCCGAGTACAGCCTTGTCGAGATTGAAATAATCGAGGAGAACGACCTCTTTGAAGGCTTCCCGAAGAGGCTGAAGGTGTGGGAGAGCCACATGGACGAGGTGAAGGAGCTCCCGCCGGGCTTTAAACTGCTCGCGAGGAGTGAGACCTGCCCGGTTGAAGCTATGAAACACGAGAGCCTTCCAATCTACGGCGTCCAGTTCCATCCGGAGGTGGCGCACACCGAACGCGGGGCCGAGGTCTACAGGAACTTCGCGAGGCTCTGCGGGGAGCTTTAG
- a CDS encoding OsmC family protein: MSVKGRVKWVEGMQFVGSMEDGGCSIILGNGGISPMRLLLLSVAGCTAYDVVMILKKMREPIEGLKVEISGERREEYPKVYTRVHIHYRIYGNVKEEKARRAIELSQDKYCSASAQVKLSGAELTYSLEIVRGDDD; the protein is encoded by the coding sequence ATGAGCGTGAAGGGTCGTGTCAAGTGGGTTGAGGGGATGCAGTTCGTCGGCTCGATGGAGGACGGTGGGTGCTCGATAATCCTGGGGAACGGTGGGATAAGCCCGATGAGGCTTCTCCTCCTAAGCGTCGCTGGATGTACCGCCTACGACGTCGTCATGATTCTCAAGAAGATGCGCGAGCCGATTGAGGGTCTTAAAGTCGAGATTTCCGGCGAGAGAAGGGAGGAATACCCGAAGGTCTACACCAGGGTCCACATTCACTACAGGATTTACGGAAACGTTAAGGAGGAAAAGGCGAGAAGAGCCATAGAGCTGAGTCAGGACAAGTACTGCTCCGCCTCGGCCCAGGTCAAGCTGAGCGGTGCCGAGCTGACTTACTCCCTTGAGATAGTGCGGGGCGATGATGACTGA
- a CDS encoding formate--phosphoribosylaminoimidazolecarboxamide ligase → MRVATYASHSALQILKGAKQEGFETVAFGKARVRPLYTKYFPVADYFIEGSYPEEELLNLDAVVIPTGSFVAHLGVELVEKMRVPYYGNKEVLRWESDRSLERKWLEEAKLRLPRVYDDPDDIDGPVIVKPFGAKGGKGYFLAKSPEDFWRKAERLGIRDKEDLGGIQIQEYVIGVPVYPHYFYSKLNRELELMSIDRRYESNADAVGRIPAKEQLDIELATNYTVIGNIPLVLRESLLMDVIEAGERVVQTAEKLMGGLWGPFCLEGVFTEELEFVVFEISARIVAGTNPFVHGSPYSWLRYDFPVSTGRRIAMELRQGLEEDRLDEILT, encoded by the coding sequence ATGAGAGTAGCAACGTATGCCTCCCACTCGGCCCTTCAGATTTTGAAGGGGGCGAAGCAGGAAGGCTTTGAGACAGTAGCCTTCGGAAAGGCCCGGGTTAGACCGCTCTACACGAAGTACTTTCCGGTTGCCGATTACTTCATCGAGGGGAGCTACCCCGAGGAAGAACTCCTTAATCTTGACGCTGTGGTTATCCCCACCGGCTCCTTTGTGGCGCACCTCGGCGTTGAGCTCGTCGAGAAGATGCGCGTCCCCTACTACGGCAACAAAGAGGTGCTGAGGTGGGAGAGCGACCGCTCGCTCGAGAGGAAGTGGCTCGAAGAGGCGAAGCTACGCCTTCCGAGGGTCTACGACGACCCCGACGATATAGACGGCCCTGTGATAGTCAAGCCCTTCGGGGCGAAGGGAGGAAAGGGTTATTTTCTGGCAAAAAGCCCTGAGGACTTCTGGAGGAAGGCCGAGAGGCTCGGCATCAGGGACAAGGAAGACCTGGGCGGAATCCAGATTCAGGAGTACGTGATTGGAGTTCCGGTTTATCCGCACTACTTCTACTCAAAGCTGAACCGCGAGCTCGAATTGATGAGCATCGACCGTCGTTATGAGTCGAACGCCGACGCGGTAGGCAGGATTCCCGCGAAAGAGCAACTGGACATCGAGCTGGCCACGAACTACACTGTTATCGGCAACATTCCACTCGTCCTGCGCGAGAGCCTGCTCATGGACGTCATTGAGGCCGGTGAAAGGGTAGTACAGACTGCCGAAAAGCTCATGGGCGGTCTCTGGGGTCCTTTCTGCCTTGAAGGTGTATTCACCGAGGAGCTGGAGTTTGTAGTCTTCGAGATTTCGGCGAGGATAGTTGCCGGAACGAACCCCTTCGTCCACGGCTCCCCCTACAGCTGGCTCCGCTATGATTTCCCGGTGAGCACCGGCAGGAGGATAGCGATGGAGCTGAGGCAGGGGCTTGAGGAGGACAGGCTTGACGAGATTTTGACGTGA
- the purQ gene encoding phosphoribosylformylglycinamidine synthase I, producing the protein MVRFAVVVFPGTNCDFETERAIRKAGAEAERVWYKTSLRDFDGVVLPGGFSYADYLRAGAIAARQEIMEEVKEFAEEGRPVLGICNGFQILTEAGLLPGALRPNRVPRFLCRWVHLRVNDTETPFTSLYEPGEVIRMPIAHAEGNYYTDDPSKVRIVFQYSDEKGNVSEEANPNGSVLNIAAIANERGNVLGTMPHPERASDRFLGSEDGLRLFRSMVEWARR; encoded by the coding sequence ATGGTGCGCTTTGCTGTGGTGGTGTTCCCTGGAACCAACTGCGACTTCGAGACGGAGCGGGCCATAAGGAAGGCCGGAGCCGAGGCGGAGCGCGTCTGGTATAAAACGAGCCTTAGGGACTTCGACGGCGTGGTTTTGCCGGGTGGCTTCAGCTACGCCGATTACCTTCGCGCCGGTGCGATAGCCGCCCGTCAGGAGATAATGGAGGAAGTGAAGGAGTTCGCCGAGGAGGGACGGCCGGTCCTTGGAATCTGCAACGGCTTTCAAATCCTCACCGAGGCGGGCCTTCTGCCCGGGGCTTTGAGACCCAACAGGGTTCCGCGCTTTCTCTGCAGGTGGGTTCACCTCCGAGTAAACGACACGGAAACTCCTTTCACTTCCCTCTACGAGCCGGGAGAGGTCATAAGGATGCCGATTGCCCACGCGGAGGGCAATTACTACACCGACGACCCCTCAAAGGTCAGAATAGTCTTCCAGTACAGCGACGAAAAGGGAAACGTGAGCGAAGAAGCCAACCCCAACGGCTCGGTTCTGAACATAGCGGCGATAGCCAACGAGCGTGGCAACGTTCTCGGGACGATGCCTCATCCTGAGCGCGCGAGCGACCGCTTTCTGGGGAGTGAGGACGGCCTGAGGCTGTTCAGGAGCATGGTTGAGTGGGCGAGGAGGTGA